In Paracoccus jeotgali, the following are encoded in one genomic region:
- the mdoH gene encoding glucans biosynthesis glucosyltransferase MdoH, which produces MPAPLSDSQPTGLARAADPAPAPGADVVPDSGTDLPATPRESPLPMPVQDFTAPPPPGPGFRAPAPEVMLARLLAFGGALAISALGAWQMWSAFGTQIQPMQYVLLALFTVTFAWIGFSFSSMVAGLLARQPETPRDDGQARLVVVMPIYHEDPADSMAILAALADEIAAEGMADRTEIFVLSDSRDPDLLAAEALTLSRLRARSPVPVWYRRRLDHTGRKAGNIAEFIRRWGGRYDHMLVLDADSVVSGNVVRQLSARLWADPALALIQTVPMLVQGQTIFARVVQFAGRIYGPAIARGVAAWSGDNGNFWGHNALIRITAFAECCGLPELTGRPPWGGTVMSHDFVEAALLRRAGWKVRLDWDLRGSYEGCPPTLLDMAIRERRWAQGNLQHLRVIGARGFTAISRVHFAIGILGFLMSPIWMALILVGLILTANVILSSPVYFPATYQLFPDWPTFDARRMVWLLAASAALLLLPKAISIWRAWRRPLARDAGGRTRVTASALFEVVMSALIAPVQMLIQTRQIAEILLGRSSGWESQVRKGVMPPWGVVLRRHAIHVAAGVLVTAVLAYLSPGQLVWLSPILAGLILAPLTSRWSASAVLGRWARAAGLLLTPEERDPPRILSAATTHARHLRHSGNATLTLGRDAAARDSYVALIPPQPERPVAERLPAVSAAAKIAVARDQAQALSFLDGPERAALLGDAALLDAWARLPQ; this is translated from the coding sequence GTGCCCGCGCCCCTTTCCGACAGCCAGCCAACCGGGCTGGCGCGCGCCGCCGATCCCGCCCCTGCGCCGGGCGCGGATGTCGTCCCCGATTCCGGCACAGACCTGCCCGCCACCCCGCGCGAATCCCCGCTGCCGATGCCGGTGCAGGATTTTACCGCCCCGCCGCCCCCCGGCCCCGGCTTTCGCGCCCCCGCGCCCGAGGTGATGCTGGCCCGGCTGCTGGCCTTTGGCGGCGCGCTGGCGATCAGCGCGCTGGGGGCGTGGCAGATGTGGTCGGCCTTCGGCACCCAGATCCAGCCCATGCAATATGTGCTGCTGGCGCTGTTCACCGTTACCTTTGCCTGGATCGGCTTCAGCTTTTCGTCGATGGTGGCGGGGCTTCTGGCGCGGCAACCGGAAACGCCGCGCGACGATGGTCAGGCGCGGCTGGTCGTGGTCATGCCGATCTATCACGAAGACCCCGCCGACAGCATGGCGATCCTGGCCGCGCTGGCCGACGAGATCGCGGCCGAGGGCATGGCGGACCGGACCGAGATCTTCGTGCTGTCCGACAGCCGCGACCCCGACCTGCTGGCGGCCGAGGCGCTGACGCTGTCGCGGCTGCGCGCCCGCTCGCCCGTGCCGGTCTGGTATCGCCGCCGGCTGGACCACACCGGACGCAAGGCCGGCAACATCGCCGAGTTCATCCGCCGCTGGGGCGGGCGTTACGATCACATGCTGGTGCTGGACGCCGACAGCGTGGTCAGCGGCAATGTCGTGCGCCAGCTTTCGGCGCGGCTCTGGGCCGATCCGGCGCTGGCGCTGATCCAGACCGTGCCGATGCTGGTGCAGGGCCAGACCATCTTTGCCCGCGTCGTCCAGTTCGCGGGCCGCATATATGGCCCCGCCATCGCCCGCGGCGTCGCCGCATGGTCAGGCGATAACGGCAATTTCTGGGGCCATAACGCGCTGATCCGCATCACCGCCTTTGCCGAGTGCTGCGGCCTGCCGGAACTGACCGGCCGCCCGCCCTGGGGCGGCACGGTGATGTCGCATGACTTTGTCGAGGCCGCGCTGCTGCGCCGGGCGGGCTGGAAGGTGCGGCTCGACTGGGATCTGCGCGGCAGCTATGAGGGCTGCCCGCCCACGCTTCTGGACATGGCGATCCGCGAGCGGCGTTGGGCGCAGGGCAATCTGCAGCATCTGCGCGTGATCGGCGCGCGCGGCTTCACCGCCATCAGCCGGGTGCATTTCGCCATCGGCATCCTCGGCTTTCTGATGAGCCCGATCTGGATGGCGCTGATCCTTGTCGGGCTGATCCTGACCGCCAATGTGATCCTGTCGAGCCCGGTCTATTTCCCCGCCACCTACCAGCTTTTTCCCGACTGGCCGACCTTTGACGCCCGGCGCATGGTGTGGCTGCTGGCGGCCTCGGCGGCGCTGCTGCTGCTGCCCAAGGCGATCTCGATCTGGCGGGCGTGGCGGCGGCCTCTGGCGCGCGATGCAGGCGGGCGCACCCGCGTCACCGCGAGCGCGTTGTTCGAGGTCGTGATGTCGGCCCTGATCGCGCCGGTGCAGATGCTGATTCAGACCCGTCAGATCGCCGAGATCCTGCTGGGCCGCAGCTCCGGCTGGGAAAGTCAGGTCCGCAAGGGTGTCATGCCGCCCTGGGGCGTGGTCCTGCGCCGGCACGCGATCCATGTCGCGGCGGGGGTTCTGGTGACGGCAGTGCTGGCTTACCTGTCGCCCGGCCAGCTTGTCTGGCTGTCGCCGATCCTCGCCGGGCTGATCCTCGCGCCGCTGACCTCGCGGTGGAGCGCCTCTGCCGTCCTCGGCCGTTGGGCGCGGGCGGCGGGCCTGCTGCTGACCCCGGAAGAGCGTGACCCGCCGCGCATCCTGTCGGCCGCGACCACCCATGCCCGCCATTTGCGCCACAGCGGCAATGCCACCCTGACCCTTGGCCGCGACGCGGCGGCGCGGGACAGCTATGTGGCGCTGATCCCGCCGCAGCCCGAACGCCCGGTGGCAGAGCGCCTGCCCGCCGTCTCGGCCGCGGCCAAGATCGCGGTCGCCCGCGATCAGGCGCAGGCGCTGTCCTTTCTAGATGGGCCGGAACGCGCCGCCCTGCTGGGCGATGCCGCGCTGCTGGATGCCTGGGCGCGCTTGCCGCAATGA
- a CDS encoding glucan biosynthesis protein: MKRRLFLGSVPAVLALARTSAAFGQSLPEPAAEEVVQQPPFGFESVAAIAASLSARDWKNPSAPLTGTFKDLGYDQYRAIRFRREADPWKGIAGFGLDLLPPGMIFHEPVRMNLVRDGVPQPVPFDPAMLEFDAAHFPPEAAQTPPDQMGWSGFRVRHALNRPDVLDEMAVFQGASYFRVLGRDNRYGLSGRGLAIGTGSPEGEEFPVFREFWLHDPDPRTGHVTIQALLDSKSVAGGYEFILAPGRETLVTTRVALFARRKLERFGVAPLTSMFWFGPGDGAGQDDYRPAVHDSDGLQMQTGAGQWLWRALGNPAKLQISAFVDEDPRGFGLIQRSRSFDDYQDAEAHYERRPSAWIDPVGDWGKGTVTLIEIPVDSEFHDNIVSFWQPAAPLLAGERADFAYVQSFGTQVVPDRPLAKVVATRSGRSINGKGVRSFFVDFDLAPFVGRDDPVPNVTASAGSIDHSYLLRLPEQGLMRLAFEYRPNGALVADLRAEITAAEVALSESWLFRWSEG; encoded by the coding sequence GTGAAACGTCGTCTTTTCCTTGGCTCGGTTCCGGCGGTTCTGGCGCTTGCGCGGACATCGGCGGCGTTCGGCCAAAGCCTGCCCGAACCCGCCGCCGAAGAGGTCGTGCAGCAACCGCCCTTCGGCTTTGAAAGCGTGGCCGCGATCGCCGCCAGCCTGTCGGCGCGAGACTGGAAGAACCCTTCGGCGCCGCTGACCGGGACGTTCAAGGATCTTGGCTATGACCAGTATCGCGCCATTCGCTTCCGGCGCGAAGCCGATCCGTGGAAGGGCATCGCGGGCTTTGGCCTTGATCTGTTGCCGCCGGGGATGATCTTTCACGAGCCGGTGCGGATGAACCTGGTCCGCGACGGCGTGCCCCAGCCGGTGCCCTTCGATCCCGCCATGCTGGAATTCGACGCCGCGCATTTCCCGCCCGAGGCCGCGCAGACCCCGCCCGACCAGATGGGCTGGTCCGGCTTTCGAGTCCGCCACGCGCTGAACCGGCCCGATGTGCTGGATGAAATGGCGGTGTTTCAGGGCGCATCCTATTTCCGCGTGCTGGGCCGCGACAACCGCTATGGCCTGTCGGGCCGCGGCCTTGCCATCGGCACCGGCAGCCCCGAGGGCGAGGAGTTTCCCGTCTTCCGCGAGTTCTGGCTGCACGACCCCGATCCGCGCACCGGCCATGTCACCATTCAGGCGCTGCTGGACAGCAAATCGGTCGCCGGCGGCTATGAATTCATCCTCGCCCCCGGCCGCGAGACGCTGGTCACCACCCGCGTCGCCCTGTTTGCGCGGCGCAAGCTGGAACGCTTTGGCGTGGCGCCCCTGACCTCGATGTTCTGGTTCGGGCCGGGCGACGGGGCCGGGCAGGACGACTATCGCCCCGCCGTCCATGACAGCGACGGCTTGCAGATGCAGACCGGCGCCGGGCAATGGCTGTGGCGCGCGCTTGGCAACCCGGCCAAGCTGCAGATCTCGGCCTTTGTCGATGAAGACCCGCGCGGCTTCGGGCTGATCCAGCGCTCCCGCAGCTTTGACGATTATCAGGATGCCGAGGCGCATTACGAACGCCGCCCCTCGGCATGGATCGACCCGGTGGGCGATTGGGGCAAGGGCACGGTGACGCTGATCGAGATCCCGGTCGACAGCGAGTTTCACGACAATATCGTCAGTTTCTGGCAGCCCGCCGCGCCGCTTCTGGCCGGGGAACGCGCAGATTTCGCCTATGTCCAGTCCTTTGGGACGCAGGTTGTGCCGGACCGGCCGCTGGCCAAGGTGGTGGCCACGCGCTCGGGCCGGTCGATCAACGGCAAGGGCGTGCGCAGCTTTTTCGTCGATTTCGACCTCGCCCCCTTTGTCGGGCGCGACGATCCGGTGCCGAATGTCACCGCCTCGGCCGGCAGCATCGACCATTCCTATCTGCTGCGGCTGCCGGAACAGGGGCTGATGCGTCTGGCGTTCGAATATCGCCCCAACGGCGCGCTGGTGGCCGACCTGCGGGCCGAGATCACGGCGGCCGAGGTGGCGCTGTCCGAAAGCTGGCTGTTCCGCTGGTCCGAGGGCTGA
- a CDS encoding HdeD family acid-resistance protein, producing MKPSMTRIFVGVLSVIAGLLAVFNPLSASVAATTLTGWALVIVGALQGYSAWQSSGMRVRLGTGIGAAAALSMGLLLLFGSFAEGSFLRTLLGVLLLISGVAKLWFSRQLRQDPLFLVIIAAGVVSLLLGAAVLTGVPGFLARSLGVVLGLELMANGVALIVLSMRPTPPSRLR from the coding sequence ATGAAGCCCTCGATGACGCGGATTTTCGTGGGGGTCCTGTCGGTCATTGCGGGGCTGCTGGCGGTGTTCAACCCGCTTTCCGCCTCGGTCGCGGCGACGACGCTGACCGGCTGGGCGCTGGTGATCGTGGGCGCCTTGCAGGGTTATTCGGCCTGGCAATCGAGCGGGATGCGGGTCCGGCTGGGGACCGGGATCGGGGCTGCGGCGGCGCTGAGCATGGGGCTTTTGCTGCTGTTCGGCTCTTTCGCCGAGGGGTCATTCCTGCGGACCCTGCTGGGCGTGCTGCTGCTGATATCGGGTGTCGCCAAGCTGTGGTTCTCGCGCCAGTTGCGGCAGGACCCACTGTTTCTGGTCATCATCGCGGCGGGCGTCGTCTCGCTGCTGCTGGGGGCGGCGGTGCTGACCGGGGTGCCGGGCTTCCTCGCCCGCAGCCTGGGCGTGGTGCTGGGGTTGGAGCTGATGGCCAATGGCGTGGCGCTGATCGTGCTGTCGATGCGGCCGACGCCGCCGTCGCGGCTGCGCTGA
- a CDS encoding phospholipase D family protein codes for MPKPRGLTRPKKRGQHGRTGEGAMLGAVKLVAVLVVVVALAIVVARLIFHTPDISTRPASTAIPADNSTLLGRLMAEGMATHPGKSGVLPLQSGHDALASRLSLAAAAQASIDAQYYIWQDDTSGILLLNALQQAAARGVRVRLLLDDNGVPGLDPYMAALNAQENFEIRLFNPSMLRRPKLLGYSFDFFRMNRRMHNKSFIVDGAAAIIGGRNIGNDYFQVGPEAFYVDMDALATGQIVPETAAMFDDYWNSASVFDVATIIRGQGDADGFRARVDQVRDSAEAATLLDEFRNSAERYAENAANIEWTEVQLVADDPVKGLGTATRDQLMITRLAEILGGIESRLDLVSAYFVPGRQGTKVFGDLARSGVKVSILTNALNTTDVLMVHAGYSRYRRALLEAGVQLYELKLRGEMTSERELQINPFGLSGASLHAKTFAVDGQRIFIGSFNFDPRSATLNCEMGFLIDSPTLAERVSRNFDGQVEQVSYRPALTPENKMIWRERAPDGTMVVYQEEPEATWFQQIALVVIGVLPVEWLL; via the coding sequence ATGCCGAAACCGCGCGGTCTGACGCGGCCAAAGAAAAGGGGACAGCATGGCAGGACGGGTGAGGGTGCGATGCTGGGGGCGGTGAAGCTGGTCGCGGTGCTGGTCGTCGTGGTGGCGCTGGCCATCGTGGTGGCGCGGCTGATCTTTCACACGCCCGATATCTCAACCCGGCCCGCCTCGACCGCGATCCCCGCCGACAACTCGACCCTGCTCGGCCGGCTGATGGCCGAGGGCATGGCCACCCATCCCGGCAAATCGGGCGTTCTGCCGCTGCAAAGCGGGCATGATGCGCTGGCGAGCCGGCTGTCCTTGGCGGCGGCGGCGCAGGCCTCGATCGACGCGCAGTATTATATCTGGCAGGACGACACCTCGGGGATTCTGCTGCTGAACGCCCTGCAGCAGGCGGCGGCGCGCGGGGTGCGGGTGCGGCTGCTTCTGGACGATAACGGCGTGCCGGGGCTGGACCCCTATATGGCCGCCCTGAACGCGCAGGAGAATTTCGAGATCCGGCTGTTCAACCCCTCCATGCTGCGGCGTCCCAAGCTGCTGGGCTACAGCTTCGATTTCTTCCGCATGAACCGGCGGATGCACAACAAATCCTTCATCGTCGACGGTGCGGCGGCGATCATCGGCGGGCGCAATATCGGCAATGACTATTTCCAGGTCGGACCCGAGGCGTTCTATGTCGACATGGACGCGCTGGCGACCGGGCAGATCGTGCCGGAAACCGCCGCGATGTTCGACGACTACTGGAACAGCGCATCGGTTTTCGACGTGGCCACCATCATTCGCGGTCAGGGCGATGCCGATGGCTTTCGCGCCCGCGTCGATCAGGTCCGCGACAGCGCCGAGGCCGCGACCCTGCTGGACGAGTTCCGCAACAGCGCCGAGCGCTATGCCGAAAACGCCGCGAATATCGAGTGGACCGAGGTCCAGCTTGTCGCCGACGATCCGGTCAAGGGGCTGGGCACCGCCACCCGCGACCAGTTGATGATCACCCGGCTGGCCGAGATTCTGGGCGGCATCGAAAGCCGGCTCGACCTCGTGTCCGCCTATTTCGTGCCGGGGCGGCAGGGGACGAAGGTGTTCGGCGATCTGGCGCGGTCGGGGGTCAAGGTCTCGATCCTGACCAACGCGCTCAACACCACCGATGTGCTGATGGTCCATGCCGGCTATTCCCGCTATCGCCGCGCCCTGCTCGAGGCGGGCGTGCAGCTTTACGAGCTGAAGCTGCGCGGCGAGATGACGTCGGAACGCGAGTTGCAGATCAACCCCTTCGGTCTCTCGGGTGCCAGCCTGCACGCCAAGACCTTTGCCGTCGACGGCCAGCGCATCTTCATCGGCTCGTTCAATTTCGATCCGCGCTCGGCCACGCTGAATTGCGAGATGGGCTTCCTGATCGACAGCCCGACGCTGGCCGAGCGGGTCAGCCGCAATTTCGACGGGCAGGTCGAGCAGGTCAGCTATCGCCCGGCCCTGACGCCGGAAAACAAGATGATCTGGCGCGAACGCGCGCCGGATGGCACGATGGTCGTCTATCAGGAAGAGCCCGAGGCGACGTGGTTTCAACAGATCGCGCTGGTCGTCATCGGCGTGCTGCCGGTCGAGTGGCTGCTGTAA
- a CDS encoding metal-dependent hydrolase family protein, giving the protein MGALTMGALLVGAASAQEPETETTIFRNVRIFDGTQPTLSPPSDVLVRGNVIETISTDPIEAEGEATVIDGDGRTLMPGMIDAYTHIVMSTIPISTMMTADPNYVALISGQAAEGMLMRGFTSARDLAGPTFGLKRAIDEGVIPGPRIWPSGAMISQTSGHGDYRTVHDIPQSYNEPLYTTDRQGFSAIADGRAEVLRRVREQLMRGASQIKLAAGGGVASDYDPLDVSQFTEDELRAAVEAAEDWGTYVTVHAYTPDAVQTAIGAGVKVIDHGQLLDEKTVEMMAEKGVWWSMQPFLDDEDSVPFPEGSPNRAKQLEMTNGTDTAYGLAKKHGVNLAWGTDTLFDPKLAARQGAQLAKMVRWFEPAEVLKMATHDNAQLLALSGKRSPYAGELGVVKQGALADLLLIDGDPLSDIDLIADPANLVVIMKDGEVFKNELAE; this is encoded by the coding sequence ATGGGGGCGCTGACGATGGGGGCGCTGCTGGTCGGCGCCGCCTCTGCCCAGGAACCGGAGACGGAGACGACGATCTTCCGAAATGTCCGCATCTTCGACGGCACGCAGCCGACGCTGTCGCCGCCCTCGGACGTGCTGGTGCGGGGCAATGTGATCGAGACGATCTCGACCGATCCGATCGAGGCTGAGGGCGAGGCCACTGTGATCGACGGCGACGGCAGGACGCTGATGCCGGGGATGATCGACGCGTATACGCATATCGTCATGTCCACCATCCCGATCTCGACCATGATGACCGCCGATCCCAACTATGTCGCCCTGATCAGCGGGCAGGCGGCCGAGGGAATGCTGATGCGCGGCTTTACCTCGGCGCGCGATCTGGCGGGGCCGACCTTTGGCCTCAAGCGCGCCATCGACGAAGGGGTGATCCCGGGGCCGCGGATCTGGCCGTCGGGCGCGATGATCTCGCAGACCTCGGGGCATGGCGATTACCGCACCGTCCACGACATTCCGCAAAGCTATAACGAGCCGCTCTACACCACCGACCGGCAGGGCTTTTCCGCCATTGCCGACGGCCGCGCCGAGGTGCTGCGCCGCGTGCGCGAGCAGTTGATGCGCGGCGCCAGCCAGATCAAGCTGGCGGCCGGGGGCGGGGTGGCGTCCGACTACGACCCCTTGGATGTCAGCCAGTTCACCGAGGACGAGCTGCGCGCCGCCGTCGAGGCCGCCGAGGATTGGGGCACCTATGTCACCGTCCACGCCTATACCCCCGACGCCGTCCAGACCGCGATCGGCGCCGGGGTGAAGGTGATCGACCACGGCCAGCTTCTGGACGAGAAAACGGTCGAGATGATGGCCGAAAAGGGCGTCTGGTGGAGCATGCAGCCCTTTCTCGACGACGAGGACTCGGTCCCCTTCCCCGAAGGCTCGCCCAACCGCGCCAAGCAGCTCGAAATGACGAACGGCACCGACACCGCCTATGGGCTGGCCAAGAAGCACGGCGTCAACCTGGCCTGGGGCACCGATACGCTGTTCGACCCCAAGCTGGCGGCGCGGCAGGGCGCGCAGCTGGCCAAGATGGTGCGCTGGTTCGAGCCGGCCGAGGTTCTGAAGATGGCGACCCATGACAACGCCCAGCTTCTGGCGCTGTCCGGCAAGCGCAGCCCCTATGCGGGCGAGCTGGGGGTGGTGAAACAGGGCGCGCTGGCCGACCTGCTGCTGATCGACGGCGACCCGCTGAGCGACATCGACCTGATCGCCGACCCCGCCAATCTGGTGGTGATCATGAAGGATGGCGAGGTGTTCAAGAACGAACTGGCGGAGTGA
- a CDS encoding mechanosensitive ion channel family protein has protein sequence MDQGDLQDDISGLWLKIQGWFNGFVDLLPNLFAAALLLVLTWVVARSLEYATRRAIHYRGRPALAVVGAAMVRWAVLIVGFLLAATIVLPSLKPGDLLSGLGIGSVAIGFAFKDILQNLLSGVLILLRQPFRIGDQIEVAGYEGTVEDIETRATFIKTYDGRRVIIPNATIYTGNVTVNTAYEVRRSEYDVGIGCADDWDRAIEIMVAAANECEGVLREPRTEAFPYGIDAYQNTIRLRWWTAPERTSVVHVKGRVIGAVQRALLKAGIDMPFPTEVHLIHDQTEETDGDRRLQREGWPAGEGDIPAPPASPWPKPRVKRWSVSRRGGRGRRGRSVAPAPVPQHEQQRWAGYVTSETVNCCQSQPPANCSSVSVPSSSASSAAHHAAPLAAADAPTPPVTPPVRS, from the coding sequence ATGGATCAGGGCGACCTGCAGGACGATATCAGCGGCCTCTGGCTGAAGATCCAGGGCTGGTTCAACGGTTTCGTGGACCTTCTGCCGAACCTGTTCGCGGCGGCGCTGCTGCTGGTGCTGACATGGGTGGTCGCGCGCAGCCTCGAATACGCCACGCGCCGTGCGATCCATTATCGCGGGCGGCCCGCCCTGGCCGTCGTGGGCGCGGCGATGGTCCGGTGGGCGGTGCTGATCGTGGGCTTCCTGCTGGCCGCGACCATCGTGCTGCCCTCGCTCAAGCCGGGCGATCTGCTGTCGGGGCTGGGCATCGGGTCGGTCGCCATCGGTTTCGCGTTCAAGGACATTTTGCAGAACCTGCTCTCGGGCGTGCTGATCCTGCTGCGCCAGCCCTTCCGCATCGGCGACCAGATCGAGGTCGCGGGGTATGAGGGCACGGTCGAGGATATCGAGACCCGCGCGACCTTCATCAAGACCTATGACGGCCGGCGCGTGATCATCCCCAACGCCACGATCTATACCGGCAATGTGACGGTCAATACCGCCTACGAGGTGCGACGCTCGGAATACGACGTCGGCATCGGTTGCGCCGACGACTGGGACCGCGCCATCGAGATCATGGTCGCGGCCGCGAACGAATGCGAGGGCGTGCTGCGCGAGCCGAGGACCGAAGCCTTTCCCTATGGCATCGACGCCTATCAGAACACCATCCGCCTGCGCTGGTGGACCGCGCCGGAACGCACCAGCGTCGTCCACGTCAAGGGCCGCGTCATCGGCGCGGTGCAGCGCGCCCTGCTGAAGGCTGGCATCGACATGCCCTTCCCGACCGAGGTGCATCTGATCCACGACCAGACCGAGGAAACCGACGGCGACCGCCGCCTGCAACGCGAAGGCTGGCCCGCCGGCGAGGGCGACATCCCCGCCCCGCCCGCGTCGCCTTGGCCGAAGCCGCGCGTGAAGAGGTGGAGCGTGTCGAGGCGCGGCGGGAGAGGGAGAAGGGGTAGGAGTGTCGCACCTGCACCTGTGCCGCAGCACGAGCAGCAGCGTTGGGCGGGCTATGTGACGTCGGAAACCGTGAACTGCTGCCAATCCCAACCGCCCGCGAATTGCAGCAGCGTCAGCGTTCCTTCTTCCAGCGCATCAAGCGCCGCGCATCATGCTGCGCCCTTAGCAGCCGCCGACGCGCCAACGCCCCCGGTCACTCCGCCAGTTCGTTCTTGA
- a CDS encoding DUF421 domain-containing protein, translating into MFFNSWYDLLRLVIVGSFAYAGLIMILQTTGKRTLAKMNAFDLVVTVAFGSTFASAILNKDVSLSEALAAFALLCGLQYCVTFLSVRSERFQDLIKAEPRLLFHRGRFLEAAMRDERVTKEEILATMRSAGVADLSGVDAVVLETDGSFSVVRGGTPGPMGTMANVNGADDAGDA; encoded by the coding sequence ATGTTCTTCAACAGCTGGTACGACCTGCTGCGCCTGGTGATCGTGGGCAGCTTTGCCTATGCCGGGCTGATCATGATCCTGCAGACGACCGGCAAGCGGACGCTGGCGAAGATGAACGCCTTTGATCTGGTGGTCACGGTCGCCTTCGGTTCGACCTTCGCCTCGGCGATCCTCAACAAGGATGTGTCGCTCTCCGAGGCCCTGGCCGCCTTTGCCCTGCTTTGCGGCCTGCAATATTGCGTCACCTTCCTGTCTGTCCGGTCCGAGCGGTTCCAGGATCTCATCAAGGCCGAGCCGCGGCTGCTATTTCACCGCGGCCGCTTCCTCGAGGCTGCGATGCGGGACGAGCGGGTGACGAAAGAGGAGATCCTCGCCACCATGCGCAGCGCCGGTGTCGCCGACCTGAGCGGCGTCGACGCGGTCGTGCTGGAAACCGACGGCTCGTTCAGCGTCGTCAGGGGGGGCACGCCGGGGCCGATGGGGACGATGGCGAATGTGAACGGCGCGGACGACGCGGGCGATGCGTGA
- a CDS encoding endonuclease/exonuclease/phosphatase family protein, with protein sequence MMLTVLTLLLWLLALILMAVTLLPMLGTKSGIIRMMDFPRLQIAFAAAAVLVMAAATPMPGRVLIPLAMLAVCGYQLWRILPYTILARTELRLAPNAEDAVRILSVNVLMENDRHADLAGIIADFDPHILLLMETDEAWVSALEPLLARYETVIREPRDDHYGMIFATRLQVDEARVMHLTVDETPSIFAQLNDPQGRCFRFVGLHPKPPLPGEGTEDRDAQILYAARFARKANVPLVATGDFNDVAWSDTSQTFKHVGRYLDPRIGRGLYASFDATKPYLRFPIDQFYVSREVAVVSLKRLSFFGSDHFPMAATVRFDANLAETLNEAPRQISDEEEALIKQSVDRTRDELGHVKLN encoded by the coding sequence ATGATGCTGACGGTCCTGACCTTGCTGCTTTGGCTGCTGGCGCTGATCCTGATGGCGGTGACGCTGCTGCCGATGCTGGGGACCAAGTCGGGCATCATCCGGATGATGGATTTCCCGCGCCTGCAGATCGCCTTTGCCGCCGCCGCGGTGCTGGTTATGGCCGCCGCCACGCCGATGCCGGGCCGGGTGCTGATCCCGCTCGCGATGCTGGCGGTCTGCGGCTATCAGCTTTGGCGCATCCTGCCCTATACGATCCTCGCGCGGACCGAGCTGAGGCTGGCGCCGAATGCCGAGGACGCCGTCCGCATCCTGTCCGTCAATGTGCTGATGGAGAATGACCGCCACGCCGATCTGGCCGGGATCATCGCGGATTTCGACCCCCATATCCTGCTGCTGATGGAGACGGACGAGGCCTGGGTCTCGGCCCTCGAACCGCTGCTGGCACGGTATGAGACGGTCATCCGAGAGCCGCGCGACGATCATTACGGCATGATCTTCGCCACGCGCCTGCAGGTCGACGAGGCGCGGGTCATGCACCTGACCGTGGACGAGACCCCGTCGATCTTTGCGCAACTGAACGACCCCCAAGGCCGCTGCTTCCGCTTTGTCGGCCTGCACCCCAAGCCCCCGCTGCCGGGCGAAGGCACCGAGGATCGCGACGCGCAGATCCTTTACGCCGCCCGCTTTGCCCGCAAGGCGAATGTGCCGCTGGTCGCCACGGGCGATTTCAACGACGTCGCCTGGTCCGACACCTCGCAGACCTTCAAGCATGTCGGCCGCTACCTCGACCCGCGTATCGGCCGGGGTCTTTACGCCAGTTTTGACGCGACAAAACCCTATCTGCGCTTTCCCATCGACCAGTTCTATGTCTCGCGCGAGGTGGCGGTGGTGTCGCTGAAACGGCTGAGCTTCTTCGGTTCCGACCACTTCCCCATGGCCGCGACGGTGCGTTTCGACGCAAATCTGGCCGAGACGCTGAACGAGGCGCCTCGCCAGATCTCGGACGAGGAAGAGGCGCTGATCAAGCAATCCGTCGACCGCACCCGTGACGAGTTGGGGCATGTGAAGCTGAACTGA